A DNA window from Bacteroidota bacterium contains the following coding sequences:
- a CDS encoding phosphatase PAP2 family protein: ALFTLTLCLSLCIAWARMRVKSHDWLQIVVGWAAGVAAAVVIVVAFPWN; encoded by the coding sequence GGCTCTTTTCACACTCACACTATGTCTCTCACTCTGCATCGCTTGGGCCCGAATGCGCGTGAAGTCCCACGATTGGCTGCAGATTGTCGTCGGATGGGCAGCCGGTGTCGCGGCCGCAGTGGTGATCGTGGTAG